Part of the Woronichinia naegeliana WA131 genome, TGCCATTTATCTTCGCTTGAAAGAGAGCTTTAGAACCGATCGCCACTGAAGTCGCAAACATAATCGGCCAGAGTCTTTCGTTACTATAAAGTAACATGGCGATCGCTAGGGAAGTGATATGAGCAGGTAATAAGAAATCAACTAGGTTTTTAAAACTCCCTAAAAAACGAGGTTGAAAGTGATTAACTTTAGCGTCAATCAATTCTAATAACAGTTCAACACTATAACCTGTTGCTAGGGAAACTAAGGGATAGGCATAGGAGGCTTCAAAGCCAAGGAAACTATGGCCCAAAATAGTCAAAAAACTAATGGCGATCGCAAAACGACGTAATCCAGCTAGGCGATCGGGTTGTGTAGTAAGGGATTGAGTCATCAGTAAAATCCTCTGGAGTTAATCACAAAAATGCAGGAGCTTGATTCCGAAATCAGGTATTTTAATTGGATTTGGAAACCAAACCCCCTACAGATCAACAGAAAATTAATCCTGTTGATCTTTCTTACTTTTCTTGCCCCGTTTCTTTTCAAAAGCGGTTCCAAAACCCAGCGCAGCTAAGGAACCTAAAATTGTTAAAGGTTCAGGCGTAGCAACCTCTGTCCCATGCCCATCGGGAAAACCAGGACTACCTTTAGCGTGTTGAGCGGGGCCAGGGAAAAAGTCTCCTGGATCACACCCTGGACCAGTCGTGTTATAACAATTGACGCTATCGTCTCCGATCTGCCCGCGAACTAATAAAGCTCCATTGGGATTGTGAGTCCAGTTTGCTCCTTGATTAATTAGAGAAATAGAGTTTGAAAGTGTGAATTGAGAGCCAACACTCTGCGGAATAAAGGCGGCATCGAAATTAACATCAAAAAGAGAGGTAAAGGTTCCTTGCCATTG contains:
- a CDS encoding PEP-CTERM sorting domain-containing protein; protein product: MGLPQSASAFNIIKGTDFLHTPGNGNTSFDFGTGIDVVTFKGLTIGPGNTDTKITRLQDAIFDDNNDGILERTSATINIQLTALSLESIAPVNVGGNLYDVFVGLTANNPSTGTMTISHNTVALGGGNLGFDDSGQWQGTFTSLFDVNFDAAFIPQSVGSQFTLSNSISLINQGANWTHNPNGALLVRGQIGDDSVNCYNTTGPGCDPGDFFPGPAQHAKGSPGFPDGHGTEVATPEPLTILGSLAALGFGTAFEKKRGKKSKKDQQD